The genomic segment CCGGCAGAGACAAAAATAGGTGATTTTATTCCTATATGTCCAAGTTTTGTGGATAGAGTTACTCAGTACTTGTCTTTatttggtgggaggtagcaggtaccccTTGGAATTAATCGATATGCGTGCAAGTTGGCATGTAAAACCACAGTTATAAGACAATACCACTATTTAAAAGACATTATGAAACAGGCCCATATGGAGCGGGATGGATATTAAAGGATTCATATCCCAACTAGTCAGTGATGTTCGAGAACTAGCTTTTTGATGAATTAGGTGTCGGGAGGTGTTCGTATTATTTAATTGAAATTTCCCCCACGGGTTAGCTCAATTGGCAAAGGTCGGGGACTTGTGTCTTATGTCACAAGTTGGAGCCTTCGCCCCAAACAAATTAAGTCTAGTATCTAAGTTGAGAGGGGTAAGgggaagaggggggggggggttatcaTTCCCGAGTTTTGAAGGCTGCAGTTGGCGAAAGAGTTGGCTTCAGATGGATTTTTCGGTtataaaaaaagtcaaattttGTCTTTAGTAAATAATGTGACTGTTTTATGCTGTTGGGTTAGGTTTTAGTTGTAGAGATGATGGTGGGTTGCTTATTTGACTAAAGAATCAATAAATCAATTATGTCCCAATCCGAAGCTAGTTGGTGTCAGCTCTACGAATCCTGCCTATTAAAGAAATGTGTATTAAAATTAAGCTGGAGAAACCATTGTGGGAAATAAAAGTTAGCTTTGCCAGACTGGTGCACGTTTTGATCCGTAATATGATTCTAGCACTGTATTTTGGTTCTGAACGTTTGACGGTACTTCTTAAATGTGGGGAGAGAGCAGATATAAGCTTTTATCAACGGTTTGTCTTGTcatatcccttttttttttttttttttcagtttagAGTTAAGTCTGAAGTAAGTAGATATAAGTGGACTGATATAAGAAGTAAAAACCAAATCCATGGATTGTGTTGACTGAAAGTCAAGAATTACCTAAAAGAAACAAGTTCAGGTGCTTCTCAGAATTGTTTGTAAAGATGCGGAAAAGGTGACAATGGTTATGCATAGAAAATAGGTTGACTAGGTGGCAGAGTAGTTTGTAGTTTTACATAAATAGATGTATGTATCCTGCATAATAGAATTTGGTTTTGCTATGTACCTGAAAAGTTTAGGCAACTAAGAAGCAACACCTAAAACAAGACTcaaacaacacaaaaaatgtTGAGTTTGGATACTGTTTTACTGACATTTGTCAACATAGGCTTTAGTCTTCTTAATCAGAGTCCATGAGAAAAtgtaaaatattctttttaattttggttTTGCCAGGCATCATATTCAAGGTGCCAAATGATCCTCATTATTAGATGAATGCTTGATTTCTCCACTAAAAGCAATCTTGTCAAATAGGATTGAAATTTCTCTTAATTTGTTGATaataaaaattcaaagaaaaagacATCGTCTCCACTAGATCTTCTTGATGGTAGTCTGATAAAATGAACTGCTGGCGCCTGGCTGTCAGACTCGAGTTATCAGAGCAAGTTGAGTATATGAGTTCATATTATACTCCTTCTGTCTCATTTTATGTGGCACACTTTCCTTTTAATTGTCCAATGATAAGTTTCTATACTGAGAAACGACTTAACTTCaaacttcccattttacccttaacaggggcggagctagagtGTCCACTAtaggttcggccgaacccagtaACTTTGGTTCAAACcttatttgtcttaaaaattcattgaatatttacaaattattaatttagaagcTAGGAACTCAAAAAGATTAGAATTCAGAACCCATAAGCTTCAAGTCCTAGTTCCACCTTTGACTCTGATTTATAGCCAGACAAATGTCTATAGCTTGTTATAGACCTCGACTTTCAAGTGTCACTGTTTTTctcttaaactccatgcccaGTCAAACACCGTCATATAAAATAGGACAGAGGGAATAACTAGTTTGCCCTGCCTAGGGTGGTTTAATGGTCATCTGGTTTCAGTCAGACATCCAGTTGCTAGTGCTTAATTTGTGAAACTTTCTAGCAAATCTTGCTTCCATTGCTTCATCAACCTATAATTCCAACTTTCTGCATTAACCTTTCCGTTATGGACTTATACAATGTCactatttccttttcattttgagtaatagttgTTACATGTCTTTTTACAGTAGAAGCTCTTGGTATCCTATATGTTTTGTGGTTCCTAGCCTTTCCTCTTGATTCTCTGTATTGTTCTGATGTTATTGTTATGATGAGTGGATCATTTCTTACAGTGACGATCTTCGCAATTCGTTTTGTAATGACTTTGAATTATTTTCATCTGAGTGAATGATCTAAACAACCTTCAATTACCCTGCTTTTTTGTTTTCCCTTAAAGATTATACTGTAATACCCAAgtgtgtggcctagtggtcagtgaagtgggttgagaaccatgatATCTCAGGTTCAAGTCCTAGCAGAGACAAAACACTAGGTGATGTCTTCTCATATGTCCTAGCATTGGTGGATAGAATTACCTAGTAcctatgttggtgggaggtggcagatatcccgtggaattagtcgaggtgcgcacaAGCTGACCCCAACGCCatggttatcaaaaaaaaaaaaaaaaaaagaaaaaagatactTTATCTACTATCTAGCATATGTCATACATCTCTTCCATGTGTGATTACAATTTACAGGTGAAGTGAGATTGCACTGTCAGTGTTTATTTTATTGCTAATAGTAATTTACTTCTGTTTAGCAAATTCATTGTTTTTGTTCTTATCAGCAGTATCTAGTATTGGATCTTTTACAGTGGCATtctattaaagattgtattctTAGGCAGATGAATATTTGATCAAATACTTAGGTCACTTATTCATGTCCGTATTATACCCATCATACTCACCTGTTATAACAAGTTTATAGTCTGTATTTGTTCTTGTTAAGTCCCACAATGGTTGAGAGAACGGGTTGTGTTCTCCTTATATGGTTTTGGGGAATCCTtccctcatgagctagcttttgaggTTGAGTTAGACCCGAGGTCCATATTTATCAATTCCTCACATTATTGACTTATTTAAAAACAAGGCTAAATGAACTATGGACTATGCACCCAAAGGCGTGGCCCAGTAACGAAcgaagtgggttgagaaccatgaggtcttaGGTTCAAATCTCAACGACAAAAGCACTAGGTGCTTTCTTCTTATCTACCCAAGCCTTGGTAGACAGAGTTACTCGATACCTGTACTAGTAGGACGTAAACTaccccgtggaattagtcgaggtgcgcacaAGTTGGTGCGGGCACCAATTAAAGAAAATATGGGCTATATTTTGGTAAGGAATTCCTTTTAGAAGGAAACAGAGGTACTCCTAAGCTTTATTTCTAAAGTGAAGATTCTGGTGTTAAAGGAGGATTGCCTGCTTAATTAATTATAAGCTGCTTAAACAATGAGAAAATGTTGAGCAGAAGTTCTCCCAACTTATGCTTCCTAATATAATAAATTTTGAGTGATTATCAGGTAGCATAAGAATCTCGACTCCGAACACCAAAAAAGAGTTCTATAATTACAAGAATTCTAGAATACATGGGGTGTGTGCAAAAGAAGGGTGACTTCGCACCCATGACCACTCAACTTGCTCCATTTCCACTATTGTCATCCTACTCTTAGTTCTATTAAAAGTAATTTGACATATTAAAACCAGTTGTGGTTTCATTCTTCACGAAATCTATCCCATAATGTTCACACAATGTTGTTACTTTCTTTAACTACTTGAGCTAAATGTTGTTGTGTCGTGCATTGCTTCTCTGAATGGAAACTTTAGGACTTTAAAACTGGAATTATTAGTTctctttttatttacttttagaACATTAGGGAAGGGTCACAATTTCCCGTAGTTCATCATTCAGTTGGGTGAGGATCCGATACGGATAGATCATGACCAGTTCTTTtaacttatatgatatatttgcTTTAATAGCACTCCCAAACATCACGGAATTCTGAGCTTGCTGTACTTGATTGCAGAAGCAGCTAAACAGATACGAAAACCAAAGGCTTGGAAGCATTCAGAACCTATTACGAGGGCTCAACTTGTACAGATGCGTGATGAATTCTGGGACACAGCACCGCATTATGGAGGTCGAAAAGGTAATCTCCATAGAATACCAGAAGTTTTGCTGTATGTACTTGTTTCCTGGTTCTGGAGAGCCAGAGCTTGGTTAAATTCAACAACTTTACAAATTGAAATATACTTTTGAATTTTGCATCTATGTAAGCCTAAGATACATTGcttggactctccaaaaatgtcgCCGCACCCgcgtcggatcctccaaaaatgcactacttttggaggatccggcACGCATCCATcaatatttttgaagagtccgagcaacattaGTCTGCCACTCTGCCTAACGATGGAGTTGGTCCCTTCACAGTTATTGCTAATTCAACGCTAAAATCTGGAATGTATAGGTCATGATGTTTGACTATAtcttttttataaatagaaGGTGTCTGCTGATGACATGTATAAGGTGTTTGGGTGGGATAGCATTGATCCAATATGGCAagtaaaaaaaacatgctttagTACAAATAAAAGGGATCTTCATTCATTGATTATATAGTGTCGTGTCCCAGCGGaacaaaaacactaggtgatttcgtCCCATCTGCCTAAGCTTTGGTAAACAGAGGTACCGGGTACCTGTTcgggtgggaggtagcaggtaccccGTGATATTGCTGAGTTGCTATTCACTTCAAGACAAGCTCATTAGCTTCTCATTTTACCAGTTGTAACTTCAAGAATTGCATTTAGTTTGTTCTCAGTCCATGCATTTGAGATATTATTCACATTTGGCTCCTGCGTCTTTTGTGTTACACATCACTCTCTGATAATTCATGGGACATCAAATGTATGAGTACTGTTTCGCTTTGGCAATAGCTAGAATTTTTTAGATTAAAATGACGACGTTGATTGTAAAGCCAGAAAACACAATATGTGCTCGTAACTCCAAATACCATATTCGTTACACTCCCCCGTGATACTCCAACCACCCAATGGATTGGTTATTCCTAAACAAGTCATGAAGGGTACTAATGAACATACCTGTCTCCACATTGGATCAAGAACTGGATCAATATGATCAAAAACCGCTAAATGAACATATACCTATGTGTACTTACAAGGTAAGTCAATTCATATAACAGCATGGCAGATCCAAATATCCTTACCAGTGGCTGATCGAGAGCACAACCGACAAGTTTATGGGAACCCAGTAGTTTTTGCCCTGACCCgatatatatttagaaattcaCTGAATATCTATAAATCTTTGACCTTGAACCtagttattattgtatattaacttGACTCGCTGTAgaaactcataaacttcaaatctctTAACTATTATTTTTCCCTCTTCAGAGATTTGGGATGCACTCCGAGCTGCAGCAGAATCGGATATAAGCCTCGCACAAGCAATCGTGGACAGTGCCGGAGTAATTGTGCAAGCCCCTGATTTAACAGTATGCTATGATGAGAGAGGTTTGTACTTTGTAATACTGTTTGCCGAACATTTTCGACTTCTTTTCTCTATAGTCTCATCGTATCAACTATTGTCTATCGTGCAGGCGCCAAGTACGAGTTGCCCAAGTACGTTCTAAGCGAGCCAACTAATTTGATTCGTGAAAactgaaatttgaaaaagacaACTCCTTCCTGGACCATGCTTCATTGAGACTGTAAATGGTTGTAAATTTTCTGTCAAGAGTTATTTCTTTCAACAATATGTATTGTTTTCTGCATGATGGTCCTATTTCCAGATAGCAAAAGAGCTATGGACAGCAATAGAACAAACAGCAACCATCTACCAGGGTATCATTTTGGACACAATGTAAAATTGGTGGTTGTAGCATAAAGTTCTATTTTTTCAGTACCTTTACTAAATTTTATCTCTTACTGAGCTGTTTCAGCTCACTTGGCAAAGAAATGAGTCAAAGTTTTGCTTGTTTTGCGGAAATCAAACGTTGTATTAGTTATGCGAAGTTATATTTACGTCGCAAAGCTTATGTTGCAAACTAAACGTTGTATTAATTATGCATAATTTTCTATGAGATTAGTTTTCATTATGCTTGAAGCAGATAACTACCGTCAAAAGTTGTGGTAGGATAGTAAGTACTCCTTCATATATCACTAAAACTCCGTAGATAGTCTCGTTATCCTTCCttattagtagtcgcattatcGCAGTATAATTTCTTGTGCTCTGATTTCTGCTATTATCTGTTATTTCTTGTGCTTTGATTATCCTATGTTATCTGTGTCGCTTGcgttatttcattttcatatcgctgaatctcttaaatttttatctgatctctttttatgctttttattgAGTCGAGGGTTTAGTAGAGAATGTCACAGACACTCTTACCCTTCCTGCATTTCACgctgggatttcactgggttgttgttgttgttgttgatctatTTGCCTAACTTTTTTTAGCAATTGACAGAGTATATTAGCTTAATTgttcattaatttcattttatgtgtCTTAGTTTTATTgaacacgaaatttaagaatgttaagaagatttttgaatcttggtCTTAGTTAAAGGTGTGCATGACATACCAAAGTACTCTTTGAGTTTTAGAGTCTTAAACAAGTCATTTCTATAAGGGAGtatcattaagggtaaaatgataaTGGTGAAATtaacaatatacaaaatatcgAAAGAAAGAGATGTTCTTTTGAACGAAGTTAATTAAAAAGATAGTAAGATACACAAACTGAAGCGGAGGGAGTAATATCTTTGACTAATATGAAAAAGCTATAATATAGTATGTTGAGTTACGAAGTCAAGCTTGATTTGGTACTTTATTGGTGGATAGTAGTTGATTTATGTCTTTATCATCAAACTAATaattgaaaatcaaatttctaatATGTTTGACTGCTTGATAGTAGTAGTTATTGCCGACATTTCCCCAAATTCACAACTTGTTAGTTGGTTGAGTGTTTGGTTCAACCACTTACTTCCATGTTAAGCCAAAGCTAAATTGTTCAAATCAACTATATTCATACTCTTCAGAATTGTCGATAGATGCGTATCGGATTCACTAAAAATGTCTaaaatagtgtaatttttaagGATCCGACGTGAGTATGACAATATTTTTGGAGAGTTCAAGCAACGTAACAAATCAGTAATTCAAataacaagtttcaagaaagaAAATCCATGGGAAGCTTCTTCTATTTCTCAATTTCAAGTACACAACTtggaaacaaaatttaaaaaacaaaaaaaacacccATAGGGGAAAAATTATGGTCTTTCTTCAGACCACATAGAATCTTCCcaaaatttgtaaaaataatcagatgaagaaaaagaaagtttttttttaaaaaaaaaaaaatcctttttctcttttctacatCTGCTACTTTTTCTTAGGTACAAAAATGTCAAAATCACTAACTGTCCACTCTGCCACTTGATTTGGGTCCTTATAAATCTCAGTTCCCAAGTCAATTGAAGTCCATTTCCTCCTTGCTGGTGCAGTCCCTGGATCCTGCAAGAAAACATGTTCCATCGTTAATTTTCATTATTAAATATTATCCAAGAAAGATCAATTTGGCAACCTAACTATACCtaggaaatgtttttcaaatgaTTGTCAAGAGTAGTTTTTGaaaggatttaagttatatacacagATGGCGTACAGATTTTTGACATTATCGATGTACATTGCGTAGTATAACATGCGATAGCagataagctaccatttttccTAGCTTACCAATTAACGTTTGTCGAAGAGATTTACCTACAATTACCTTATAAGTGACTTGAATGTGTACATTTTTTCTATAGTGTTAACGCATAgaacttatagcctgtttggacAAGATTCTGGGAAGccgaaaatgtttttttttttggaaaaagtacttattttagaGAGTTTAGGTGCTTGGCTAAGCTTTTAGGGAAAAATTAAATGCTCTTTGTAGTAGTAGAAGCTAGCTGGGAAAAAACATTGTTTTTCCCGTAATCACTTTTGGAATCTTGACCAAGCACAAATTGTTGTTCTAATATCAAtgaaagtgtttttcaaattgattagtcaaACACAAACCGGTGACTCTACAAAAATACTTTTTCGAAAAGCGCTTCTGACAAacaacacttttcaaaataagcagatCAAGTTCGATCGAACAGCCTAATAAACTCATTTTGAAAtccaagaaaagggaaaaattgatTCAAACCTGGTAAAAATAAAGTGAATGTGACAACCTCCCAACATCAAGCTCCCATGTTCTTGGATCACCAATCCAACCATCTCCTTTCCTAGTAGGATAACCATATTCTCCCCAAACAGGATGTGGCAAAATCTGCAAAATCTCCTGAGGCTGAGGATTACTATAAGGATCACAATGTACATTAGGCTTCTCAATAAACTTTCCATTTCCAGGTGCACAATACATATGATAAGCCTCATAAGGGAAACGAGTCCTATCGTTTCGATGAATTTTCGTTCCATTTGGGAAAATGTGGTATGGTGGACATAATTTTGGGCTATCTGGTTTGCACCAGGATGGTGTTTCTTGATTCAGGATCATCTCGCTGTATCTTGTAACGTCGGTTGCGACATTGCCATCACATGGTTTGCCATTGTTCTTCCAGCAGCTTCCCATGTCCATTAAGTAAAATTGGCTCTTTCGACCTCCTCCTTTTATCACATTCAAGGTGAATCTCAccttaaaatttggtgattctGGTATCTGCAGAACACAAAAGTAGCAAGTAGTTTCTCAAAATCCATAAAGGGTAATCACAAAACTAAAAGAAATCTTGATAAGTTCATATTTGGTGATTCTGGTATCTACAAATCACATTAGTATCAATAGTTTCTCAATGATTCATAACATGGAGTCtttaaaaagaaggaaaaggtacAATTTGCACATTTGCTTTAGAGCATATTTTATTGTTACCGTCCTTTATACTTTCCGGTCATTCATGTCCATATCATTACCAAACTGTCTCATATTTCCCTTCATTTAACCGAGCTCCAACATGGAGTTGGTGGTTCACGAAGCAAGATACTTCAACAAAAAGATGCAAATTTACCCCTTTACTTTTCACTATGGTCTAAAATTACCCTCTTTTATACTTCAAGTTGGAGCCCTGGTAGGGTAGGAGGATATACAAGACGATTTGCTAATGTTAAAGGTATGAATGACGCTAAAGTTATAATGGAGGGTAGTATTAAGATAATATGTAGAGTAGAGAtgtacttttgacccttttcccacaTATGAAGAAAAGATTTAGAGCATTTAAGTATGTAGATACTCACAATTTTTAACATGCCCCTTGTTGGATAATGATATCCACCAGAAAAACCAAATGTGGCATCTGATCTGAGGTAAAGCATAAGCCAAGGATACTTAGTTGATGTCCTCAACACATGATGAAAAATCCAACTTCCTTTTCCCAATTCTTTCTTCCATTTCACAGAATAAAAAGAACTATTCTCTGTTCTTGTTTTACTCAATCTACTAGTCAAATCCCATGTACCATAAAAACTCCCTTTAAGTGTAGTCCTTTTAACACCTTGTAAAGTTGTGTACTTGTGAAAAATCAATGGTTGGTTCATGCACCCTTTGCCGAAACATGGAAACCTGCTATCAGGCCCGTACGGGCTTGATTTGTGCCCATTTTTCGGGCACTTAGCAGCGTAAGTATCCATGTTTCCGTTCTTCAGCATGATCATCCAAAATTGCCAAGGATTTGGCTGGTCTTCAACTTGACATTTTGATCCCAAGTAGAGTTCTTTTTGTGCTgcataatgatcaacatcaagaaTGGCCTTTTTGTTCAGTCCAAGAAATGATTTTCCAACCCCTAACTTGTTTTCTTCGTCTGTCACTTTGTGTACCAACGTGTATGGTATTGCATTGCAGATAGAACAATTGTTTTCCCCTGTAAAGCATAGCCATTAAATCTTTAAGACaacctagaaaaaaaaaacaattacaaTGCCTCAATCTCAAGTAAGTCACGTCAGCTAAATGAATCCTCACGGATCATGTCGCTCAGTTTAATTTAATTCTACAATTATGTAGTGTTTCTGTTGAATCTTTAAGACAGCCTAGATAAGCaacaataacaatgcctcaaTCTCAAGCACGTCAGGTTgactatatgaatccttactgACCTTAGCTTGTCACTCCATTTAAGCTATTTCTTCGGGAGATATGTTCTGTATTGTAAGGATTCATCATAACCCTCCCCCTTTATTCAGTTTTGTCACTAATAATGTGAGAAAGATCACACAGGCACGGCTAGGAAAAACCTAAAACAACAATGTCTCAATCCTAAGCGAATCACGTCAGTTATATGATTCCTCACTGACCATATCGCTCCATTATACATTTTGTATTATGAGGATTCATCATAACAATCCTAACATCTTCCTTTATTCAATTTTATGACCGACAAATGTGAGCAAGATCACACAGACGCGTCGTAGAAATTTAAAgagtagaaaagaaaaaggcttAAAACATGAAGTTCAACTGACCTTGTGACTGAGGAGAAGATTTTAAGACATCAAAGCAATCAGCAGCTCTTGGACTGCCCATTTTAGGCACTTCTTCTCCAACTTCATTGCATTGATTCCATGCTTCTATGGCTACTCTTAGCCCATCCCTTCTCATCCCCGAATCGCCAACCACGGATATGTAGTTATTTCCATCAACATTTAAACAAGAAACACCAGAAAGGGATACTTTGCTtgcaagaagagaaagaaaaataaaccaagaaaaagtttcatgttGAGCCATTGTTAAGTTTTTAGCCTATGTAACACTTGCTATATATGCTAAAACCATGGGGAAGGAATAACAAAAGTACATGATGATATTATAATGTGTAATGCGTTGCTAATAAAATTAGTAACAGATTTTTGTtatttagctacaaaatttaGCTGTtgctaatttcttttttctcttttgttgtagtgtttttcctttgtttcacaATTACACGAAACCACGGAGAAGGACCAAGAAAAGGGACATaatgattttatgtaattgtgTGCTGTATTTTAGATTGTAATAAACATCCTTAGATGTCTTTGTGTGAAAGTGACAACTACTCACTTTATTGCTTCATTTACTTTACACAGCTAACTTCTTTGGACACTTTTGTCCTTTCCCTAGggagttaaaaaaaaagagcaacaacaaccacaGGAATAATTAGTTACAGCTTTTTTGCTATCTATCGGCAAATAGGCGGCAGCTAATTGAATTGTCGGAAAAGGATTAAATATACCATCAATTATtaaaaatgactcatttatatcactcatcaatagtttaaCTTATTTATGTCATTGCCGTTATaaaatggctcatccatgccatcGTTATTATCAAAAtagctcattcatgttattcttcattaaCGTCGcttttacaataccagatatgataTGCGGCCTCCAATTAGGGGTCAAcattatttaattaaaccaaCCCAAGTTCTAAtcccaaattaattaaaaaatacaaCACATACATgaaaaaatggcatggatgagccattttATATATTGATTAAGATAAAGCCCAAATTATTAACGAAAGTATAAGATAAATGCCTATTTTCGATAATTCGATGACATATTTAAGCCTTTTCCGTTAAATTATTGATAACTTGTcactaaatagaattagcgACAACTTTTGTTTAGTGACGGGATCAATTTGAAATTGACAACTATTCCCTTTATTGATTCATTAACTTTACTCAGCTAGCTTCTTTATTCATATTTGTCCTTTCATcaccaaagaaaaaaaggagttaGCTACAAATTTTTTGCTATTCGTCAGTAAATAGTCAATAGCTAATAggattttattttgataattcgTCACTAAATAGCCCATCATAATAGGATTGTCCTTATAATCGAACGCTAAATAGAATTAGCTACAGGTTTTTGTTGTTTAGAGACAAACAGATCCCCTcgctatttttatatttataggATATTTTGATAATTTGTCGCCTAAATAGTATTAGTAACAAATTTTTGCTCTTTAGCGATAGAATTTGTCGGTCACTACCTTTTTTTTCTGCTGTAGAGTTTGACACCTATACAAGTGATTGGTAAATTATGCTATGCAGCTGGTTTGTTGTTGACACTTGCTCCTCTTTTCTCATGATTGCTTAGGTTCCAACTTGATTTTGAAATCAATGGTCCAAAGGATTTTTTGACCAAAACCTCTGACAAAGAGATGTCTATTTGTCAGCACTCAGCAACATCCACCTACCCGAAAAGTTTTATGATGAGTGAGGCACAAATATGACTTATCATGTGAGGGTGaatttttattgaaataatAGTGTGTGGGTTTCATTTCTACTACCTCTTTCATACTTACTCGTgggtgcttttttttttttttttggtcatgaAAGATTATTGGTGCTATTTGTCGGCCCCTTCTCTACTTTTGCAAATGAAccgaaatgaaaaaaataaaaaaagaaagaaaaaaaaagaaaacactgC from the Lycium ferocissimum isolate CSIRO_LF1 chromosome 11, AGI_CSIRO_Lferr_CH_V1, whole genome shotgun sequence genome contains:
- the LOC132036949 gene encoding uncharacterized protein LOC132036949 isoform X1 → MGCAGSKENEAAKQIRKPKAWKHSEPITRAQLVQMRDEFWDTAPHYGGRKEIWDALRAAAESDISLAQAIVDSAGVIVQAPDLTVCYDERGAKYELPKYVLSEPTNLIREN
- the LOC132036949 gene encoding uncharacterized protein LOC132036949 isoform X2, which gives rise to MGCAGSKENAKQIRKPKAWKHSEPITRAQLVQMRDEFWDTAPHYGGRKEIWDALRAAAESDISLAQAIVDSAGVIVQAPDLTVCYDERGAKYELPKYVLSEPTNLIREN
- the LOC132036695 gene encoding uncharacterized protein LOC132036695, whose product is MAQHETFSWFIFLSLLASKVSLSGVSCLNVDGNNYISVVGDSGMRRDGLRVAIEAWNQCNEVGEEVPKMGSPRAADCFDVLKSSPQSQGENNCSICNAIPYTLVHKVTDEENKLGVGKSFLGLNKKAILDVDHYAAQKELYLGSKCQVEDQPNPWQFWMIMLKNGNMDTYAAKCPKNGHKSSPYGPDSRFPCFGKGCMNQPLIFHKYTTLQGVKRTTLKGSFYGTWDLTSRLSKTRTENSSFYSVKWKKELGKGSWIFHHVLRTSTKYPWLMLYLRSDATFGFSGGYHYPTRGMLKIIPESPNFKVRFTLNVIKGGGRKSQFYLMDMGSCWKNNGKPCDGNVATDVTRYSEMILNQETPSWCKPDSPKLCPPYHIFPNGTKIHRNDRTRFPYEAYHMYCAPGNGKFIEKPNVHCDPYSNPQPQEILQILPHPVWGEYGYPTRKGDGWIGDPRTWELDVGRLSHSLYFYQDPGTAPARRKWTSIDLGTEIYKDPNQVAEWTVSDFDIFVPKKK